Part of the bacterium genome is shown below.
CACCCTCATCGTCGACGCGACGAACGATCAGATCGGCGCCCTCACCGGGCGGCTCGGGCAGATCCCGGGCGTCACGGTGAAGGCGGCGACGGCGAAGCTCTAGGAGGCGGCATGGCGAACGAGAGCGTTGCGGCGACGGAATGGGCCAAGTCGGTCATCCGCCAGGACGAGATCGACCGGTACTTGGTGGACGGCAAGGACTTCGTGGACGACGCGCTGATCGAGTCCCTGCTCGCCGACCAGGCCGAGCCGGATCCGGCGTTGGTGCGGGAACTCGCCCGGGGCGCGCGCGGCGGGGCCACGCTCACGCCCGAGCAGGCCGCCGTGCTGCTGCGGGTGCGGGACGAGGGGCTGTGGGAGGAGATGTTCGCCGCCGCGGCCGAGGCGAAGCGGGCGATCTACGACAACCGGGTGGTCACCTTCGCGCCGCTCTACTGCGGCGATCTCTGCGTGAACGACTGCGCCTACTGCGGGTTCCGCAAGTCGAACCCGGCGATCAAGCGCAAGGTGCTCACGATGGCCCAGATCCAGAAGGAGGCCGAGCTCCTCGCCGGCAAGATCGGCCACAAGCGGCTGGTGGTCGTGTTCGGCGAGCATCCGGCGACCGACGCCGACTACATCGCCGAGTGCATGAAGAAGATCTACGAGGTGCGCGTGCCGGGCCGGGTCGGCATGGGGGCGATCCGCCGGGTGAACGTCAACGCCGCGCCGATGTGCGTGGCCGAGCTGCGCAAGCTGCACGAGGCGGGCATCGGCACCTTCCAAGTGTTCCAGGAGACGTACCACCGGCCGACCTACGAGGCGGTGCATCCGCGGAACACGGTCAAGGGGCACATGCGCTGGCGCCTCTACGCCCTGCACCGCGCGATGGAAGCGGGCATCGACGACGTGGCGATGGGCGCGCTGCTCGGGCTCCACGACTGGCGCTACGAGCTGCTGGCGATGGTCATGCACACGCGGGACTTGGAGCGGCAGTTCGGCATCGGCGTGCACACCGTTTCGGTGCCGCGCATCGAGCCGGCGGAGAACACCGACTTCGCCTGGCTGAAGCATCGCGTGGGCGACCGGGACTTCAAGCGCCTGGTCTGCCTGCTGCGCCTGTGCATTCCCTCGGCCGGCCTGATCGTCACCTGCCGCGAGACGCCGGAGATGATCCGCGACGTGATCCCGATGTGCACCCAACGGGACGCGTCGAGCCGGATCGGCATCGGCGCCTACGCCGACGGCGCGACGGAGGACGCCGGCGGCCAGACCGGCGAACGCCAGCAGTTCATCCTCGGCGACACCCGCTCGCTGGACGTCGTGGTCCGGGAGCTGGCCGAGATGGGCTACATCACGTCGTTCTGCACCGCCGGCTACCGCTGCGGACGGACGGGGAAGAAGATCATGGATCTGCTCCGTTCCGGCCGGGAAGGGTGCTTCTGCAAGCTGAACGCCGTGCTCACCTTCCAGGAGTGGCTGGAGGACTTCGCCTCCCCCGAGACGCAGGAAGTCGGCGCGCGGATCGTGGCCAAGGAGCTGGAGGAGATCAAGGCCCGGACGCCGAAGGACTTCTCCGAGCCGCTGCACCGCAACTTCCTCGGCGATCTGGAGCGGATCAAGAAGGGCGAGCGGGACCTCTACTTCTAGCGCGCCCCGCGCCGTCGGGCGCGAGGCGAGGCGAACGGATCGGGAGGGCGGCCTTCGGGCCGCCCTTTCTCGTTGTGCTACCGTGCGCCTTGCGGCGGCGCCCCGCGCCGCCGGGGAGGAAGGATGGGCTTCGCCGGTTTCGGCCGCGCGGCGGTCGCCGCGTGCGCGCTCGCGGCTCTGGTCGCGCCCTCCGCGGGCGCCGCGGCGCCGCGGCGCGTGTCGGTCTCCGCGCCGACGCTTCAACTGC
Proteins encoded:
- the hydG gene encoding [FeFe] hydrogenase H-cluster radical SAM maturase HydG translates to MANESVAATEWAKSVIRQDEIDRYLVDGKDFVDDALIESLLADQAEPDPALVRELARGARGGATLTPEQAAVLLRVRDEGLWEEMFAAAAEAKRAIYDNRVVTFAPLYCGDLCVNDCAYCGFRKSNPAIKRKVLTMAQIQKEAELLAGKIGHKRLVVVFGEHPATDADYIAECMKKIYEVRVPGRVGMGAIRRVNVNAAPMCVAELRKLHEAGIGTFQVFQETYHRPTYEAVHPRNTVKGHMRWRLYALHRAMEAGIDDVAMGALLGLHDWRYELLAMVMHTRDLERQFGIGVHTVSVPRIEPAENTDFAWLKHRVGDRDFKRLVCLLRLCIPSAGLIVTCRETPEMIRDVIPMCTQRDASSRIGIGAYADGATEDAGGQTGERQQFILGDTRSLDVVVRELAEMGYITSFCTAGYRCGRTGKKIMDLLRSGREGCFCKLNAVLTFQEWLEDFASPETQEVGARIVAKELEEIKARTPKDFSEPLHRNFLGDLERIKKGERDLYF